The Sulfurimonas lithotrophica genome includes a region encoding these proteins:
- the nuoK gene encoding NADH-quinone oxidoreductase subunit NuoK, with protein sequence MNPNMFFLLASVLFSIGLVGIVSRRNLFVVYLSIELMLSSINLILATLSKLSNDPSGSVMALIMIAVIAAEAALFLAIIIHLNRLRRSVDSDDFKDLAQRGVK encoded by the coding sequence ATGAATCCCAATATGTTTTTCCTTTTAGCATCCGTGCTGTTTTCTATTGGTCTGGTGGGTATTGTAAGCAGAAGAAATCTTTTTGTAGTATATCTCTCAATTGAGCTGATGCTAAGCTCCATTAATCTTATACTCGCTACACTCTCAAAACTCTCGAACGACCCAAGCGGGAGTGTTATGGCACTTATTATGATAGCTGTTATTGCAGCTGAAGCTGCTCTGTTTTTAGCTATCATAATCCACCTCAACAGACTAAGACGCTCGGTTGACAGCGATGACTTTAAAGATCTCGCTCAAAGAGGAGTTAAATAA